One Deinococcus betulae genomic window, ACAGCAGGAATCAGAGGCATTGAGGGAACAGGGCATGTTGGAACCAACCTTGACAATCAGCGAGCGTGACGGCATCGAGCGCCGTGCGGATCGCCGTTAGGACGCCAGTCTTGGTGCGGGCTCCCAACCTTCGGACGACCGCTTTGAGTTTCGAGAACATCAGCTCAATGGGATTGAGATCCGGCGAATAGGGCGGCAAAAAGATCAACTCAGCGCCATGAGCTTCAATCAGTACGCGCACTGCTGCGCGGCGGTGCGCACCAAGGTTGTCCATGACGACCACCTGTCCCGGGCGGCGGGTCAGCGCCAGAATCTGTTGGATATATGTGACGAACACGTCGCCGTTGACGCTGCCGTCGACGACCCACGCAGCACGGGGACCCTGAAGCGTCACCCCGCAGAGCAGGGTCAGATTGCGACCTCGGTTGCGGGGCACCGTGCCCGTGGCTCCGGGTCATGTTGATCTGGAAACCACGTTCGTCGAGGTAAAGGAGGTCGCCTGGAGCGACCTCCAGCAGGTCACGGGCAAACAAGGTGCGCCACGCCTCGTCGCGTTCAGCGGCTTGAATCGTCTTTTTTTCTCGCCCATCCCAGCGCGCGGATGCGGCGCGCGATCGTCGAAATCGACACCACACCCTGCGCGTCGCGCCACACTGCGGCGTGT contains:
- a CDS encoding transposase, translated to MPRNRGRNLTLLCGVTLQGPRAAWVVDGSVNGDVFVTYIQQILALTRRPGQVVVMDNLGAHRRAAVRVLIEAHGAELIFLPPYSPDLNPIELMFSKLKAVVRRLGARTKTGVLTAIRTALDAVTLADCQGWFQHALFPQCL